From the genome of Uranotaenia lowii strain MFRU-FL chromosome 1, ASM2978415v1, whole genome shotgun sequence, one region includes:
- the LOC129738064 gene encoding uncharacterized protein K02A2.6-like produces MEENGILKKVERSSWATPVVPVMKSADRVRLCGDYKVTVNKCLLIDEHPLPTIDELFSNMAGGRKFSKLDLAQAYLQMEVREEDRELLTLNTHLGLYQPTRLMYGVSSAPAIFQREISQRLGDIPGVSVFLDDIKVTGPDDETHLQRLGMVLQRLDEHGMRLNVTKCEFFADRIEYCGFVIDREGIRKMKTKVDAIQEMPRPRNREQIIAFVGLINYYGRFMKNLSTRIYPINNLLKENVTFNWDDECEKAFLWVKKEMQSDRVLVHYDPKLPLVLATDASPYGVGAVLSHLYPDGTERPIHCASQTLNRSQQNYIQVDKEAYTIIFGVRKFYQYLYGRKFILVTDNKAVAQILAPHKGLPTLSALRMQHYAVFLETFDYEIRFRSSKENANADGMSRLPIKDEDNKHRIEEVDLVEVNQIETLPVTAEELAECTKEDANVKTLLQSLKFGRTVDGCDRFRLNQSEFSIQKGCLLRGIRVYIPPKLRQRVLDELHTGHFGVSRMKTLARSYCWWETVDRDIEELSRNCSECAGVRKNPIKVMPHCWEQATEPFQRIHIDFAGPFLGLNFFVIVDAYSKWPEVRIIPDMTTDTTVDCLREYFVTYGVPSIIVSDRGVQFTSDQFRTFLKRNNVTHKIGAPYHPATNGQAERFVQTFKDKLKALKCERKDVQFELYKILMAYRRTVHPTTGKSPSMLVYGRQMKSRLDLLIPTSFPENPSRGEEESVRRFSINERVAARDFLGSSKWQFGTVTERMGKLHYMVELDDGRIWKRHVDQLRAGPMKRNMNDESWTEMFDKPRRSTVVSHPMQSTLDEGPNTSQPSTGLSKPPTPIPTDPTGSASETDGQVPSETRARLEKVEQDKLMTSRRSCRVRKAPERLNL; encoded by the coding sequence atggaggaGAACGGGATCCTGAAAAAGGTGGAGCGCAGTTCCTGGGCGACTCCAGTGGTGCCGGTTATGAAGTCAGCGGACCGCGTTCGCCTGTGCGGGGACTACAAGGTGACGGTCAACAAATGTCTCTTGATTGACGAGCACCCCTTACCAACAATCGATGAGCTGTTTTCGAACATGGCCGGTGGTCGGAAATTTTCGAAGTTGGATCTGGCCCAAGCTTATCTCCAAATGGAAGTACGCGAAGAGGACCGGGAACTACTTACCTTGAACACGCATCTTGGTCTCTACCAACCTACGCGGTTAATGTACGGCGTGTCTTCAGCACCTGCGATTTTCCAGCGTGAGATTTCACAACGGCTTGGTGATATTCCCGGAGTTTCAGTTTTTCTGGATGATATCAAGGTGACTGGGCCAGACGATGAAACTCACCTGCAGCGACTGGGAATGGTTCTGCAACGATTAGATGAACACGGGATGCGGCTGAATGTGACGAAGTGCGAATTTTTTGCGGATCGCATCGAGTATTGCGGGTTCGTGATTGATCGAGAAGGAATACGGAAAATGAAAACCAAAGTCGACGCCATTCAGGAGATGCCTAGACCCCGCAATCGTGAGCAAATCATAGCGTTCGTGGGTCTAATAAACTATTATGGTAggttcatgaaaaatttgagtACAAGAATCTACCCGATCAACAATTTACTTAAAGAAAACGTTACCTTCAACTGGGACGACGAGTGCGAAAAAGCTTTCCTATGGGTTAAGAAGGAGATGCAGTCAGACAGAGTATTGGTTCACTACGATCCGAAGTTGCCACTCGTACTAGCTACCGATGCTTCGCCTTATGGTGTTGGTGCAGTATTGAGTCATCTGTATCCCGACGGAACCGAACGGCCAATCCATTGTGCATCTCAAACTCTGAATAGATCCCAGCAGAATTACATCCAAGTCGACAAGGAGGCGTATACGATCATATTTGGAGTAAGAAAATTCTACCAATACCTCTATGGACGCAAATTCATACTCGTTACCGACAATAAGGCTGTAGCACAAATCCTGGCACCACACAAAGGACTCCCTACCTTGAGTGCTTTGCGAATGCAGCATTACGCTGTTTTTCTAGAAACGTTTGATTACGAAATTCGATTTCGTTCGTCGAAAGAGAACGCCAATGCGGACGGAATGTCTCGACTGCCGATTAAAGATGAAGACAACAAACACCGAATCGAAGAAGTAGATCTCGTTGAAGTTAATCAAATCGAGACGCTTCCTGTCACAGCAGAGGAATTGGCGGAGTGTACTAAAGAAGACGCTAACGTGAAAACCTTGCTACAAAGTCTGAAGTTTGGACGAACTGTGGACGGATGTGACCGATTTCGTCTCAATCAAAGCGAATTTTCGATCCAGAAGGGGTGTTTACTCAGAGGCATCCGTGTCTATATTCCACCGAAGCTTCGACAGCGCGTCCTTGACGAGCTACACACAGGTCACTTTGGTGTATCCAGAATGAAGACTTTAGCAAGATCGTACTGCTGGTGGGAGACTGTCGATCGCGACATAGAGGAGCTGTCAAGAAACTGCAGTGAATGTGCCGGAGTGCGGAAGAACCCGATAAAGGTTATGCCACATTGTTGGGAACAAGCTACAGAACCATTCCAGCGAATCCACATCGACTTTGCGGGTCCATTCCTTGGTCTGAATTTCTTCGTCATCGTGGATGCGTACAGTAAGTGGCCGGAGGTCAGGATTATTCCGGATATGACTACGGACACCACCGTCGACTGCCTGCGGGAGTATTTCGTGACATACGGTGTACCTTCCATCATTGTCAGTGATCGAGGAGTCCAGTTCACTTCGGACCAGTTCCGAACATTCCTGAAACGCAACAATGTTACGCACAAAATCGGAGCTCCTTATCACCCAGCTACAAACGGTCAGGCGGAAAGGTTTGTACAGACATTCAAAGACAAGCTGAAGGCCCTGAAATGCGAACGAAAAGACGTCCAGTTTGAGctctataaaattttgatggcATACCGAAGAACCGTGCATCCGACAACAGGGAAATCACCGTCGATGTTAGTATACGGACGACAGATGAAATCAAGACTCGACCTACTGATTCCTACTAGTTTCCCGGAGAATCCATCCCGTGGGGAGGAAGAGAGTGTTCGACGTTTTTCAATCAACGAACGAGTAGCAGCTCGAGACTTTTTGGGATCGTCTAAGTGGCAGTTTGGTACAGTGACTGAGCGTATGGGGAAGCTTCATTATATGGTCGAGCTGGACGACGGCAGAATCTGGAAGCGGCACGTAGATCAGTTGAGAGCAGGTCCTATGAAGCGAAATATGAACGATGAATCTTGGACGGAGATGTTCGATAAACCGCGCCGTAGCACAGTAGTCAGCCATCCTATGCAGTCAACTCTCGATGAAGGTCCTAACACATCTCAGCCGTCGACAGGGTTATCGAAACCACCAACACCAATTCCCACCGACCCTACAGGATCTGCTAGCGAGACGGATGGACAGGTTCCGAGCGAAACACGAGCCCGATTAGAGAAGGTAGAGCAAGATAAACTTATGACTTCCCGTAGATCTTGTAGAGTTAGGAAAGCACCTGAGCGTTTAAACCTATAA